A stretch of the Archangium violaceum genome encodes the following:
- a CDS encoding PDC sensor domain-containing protein → MKLDTELRRRILAAYDVLAQYGPAFSTRFNSTYITLVEGPCLSYWPSIPTWAQDIPAEDPTLDYEYYTISTPEKNPSRKTVWSGIFQYPVTRHWMVTVTTPLDREGRHVASIAHDVLLDELMAAPSRTT, encoded by the coding sequence GTGAAGCTGGATACGGAGCTGCGCCGCCGCATCCTGGCCGCCTACGACGTCCTCGCCCAGTACGGGCCCGCCTTCTCGACACGCTTCAACAGCACCTACATCACCCTGGTGGAGGGGCCGTGTCTCTCCTACTGGCCCTCCATCCCCACCTGGGCCCAGGACATCCCGGCGGAGGATCCAACGCTCGACTACGAGTACTACACCATCAGCACGCCCGAGAAGAATCCGAGCAGGAAGACGGTCTGGAGCGGCATCTTCCAGTATCCCGTCACCCGGCACTGGATGGTCACGGTCACCACCCCGCTGGACAGGGAGGGCCGCCATGTCGCGTCCATCGCCCATGACGTCCTGCTGGATGAGCTGATGGCCGCTCCATCAAGGACCACCTGA